Proteins found in one Cobetia sp. L2A1 genomic segment:
- a CDS encoding TRAP transporter small permease subunit, with product MTSFVHALDVVVSVTRAISRHAARLMGLLLLAVVVFIGAEILMRQLFNHPLPGVHEYAGYVLAMLSAWGLSHTLMERAHIRIDVVHGKLPALSRHTLDIIAMLALNLVAWVILVNAWPVLDKSLSNGSTANTPLATPLWIPQLLWLAGYAWFAITTSVLGLRVLVAACLRDTTTLQTLAGPDHGESEGALAQATSTSQESR from the coding sequence ATGACTTCCTTCGTTCATGCCCTCGATGTCGTCGTGTCAGTGACACGCGCGATATCCCGCCATGCCGCCCGCCTGATGGGGCTACTGCTCCTGGCGGTGGTGGTCTTCATTGGCGCAGAAATCCTGATGCGTCAGCTCTTCAATCACCCGCTCCCTGGCGTCCATGAATATGCCGGCTACGTGCTGGCCATGCTCTCGGCGTGGGGGCTCTCCCATACCCTGATGGAGCGCGCGCATATCCGCATCGATGTCGTGCACGGCAAACTGCCCGCGCTGTCACGTCATACGCTCGACATCATCGCGATGCTGGCCCTGAACCTGGTGGCCTGGGTCATTCTCGTCAATGCCTGGCCGGTACTCGACAAGTCCCTGAGCAATGGCTCAACGGCGAATACCCCGCTGGCAACGCCACTGTGGATTCCGCAACTGCTGTGGCTAGCTGGTTATGCCTGGTTCGCGATCACCACCAGCGTGCTGGGCTTGCGTGTGCTGGTCGCCGCCTGCCTGCGGGATACCACGACGCTGCAAACCCTGGCAGGTCCCGATCACGGAGAAAGCGAAGGGGCCCTGGCCCAGGCTACCTCCACTTCACAGGAGTCCCGCTGA
- a CDS encoding TRAP transporter large permease produces MLGFLSVGILTLLLAGIPVAVTLFLLAFGIDQFYSFFPLTKALGQNLWSAADSFLLIAIPLFVLMGEIIVRAGIAEKAYRAMDHWLSWLPGGLLHANITTSALFSATSGSSVATAATVSTVALPQGKKLGYDPKLFCGSIAAGGTLGILIPPSINLIVYGFLTETSIPKLFMAGLVPGLGLAALFMLASLLLCVWKPSLGGPRKSASWSTRLKSLSFLLPLLVLFIVIVGSIYLGWATPTEAAAIGVLASLGLAAINRSLNLSMISRALDGTVKTTSMILFIIMAASFLNFALASSGMVQQITGLLETYDLGPFALLMAVITLFIVLGFFIETLSLMVITIPIVTPLIAAAGYDKVWFGIVMILFVELALITPPVGLNLYIVQASRRGEAFSDVIIGTLPYLGAMLVMAALLVAFPQIALWLPSAL; encoded by the coding sequence ATGTTGGGTTTTCTCTCGGTAGGTATCCTCACCCTGTTGCTGGCCGGCATTCCTGTCGCGGTCACGCTCTTTCTGCTCGCCTTCGGGATCGATCAGTTCTATTCCTTCTTCCCACTGACCAAGGCACTCGGCCAGAACCTGTGGTCGGCCGCGGATTCCTTTCTGCTGATCGCGATTCCGCTGTTCGTGCTGATGGGCGAAATCATCGTGCGTGCCGGTATCGCCGAGAAGGCGTATCGCGCGATGGACCACTGGCTGTCATGGCTGCCGGGCGGTCTTCTGCATGCCAACATCACTACCTCGGCGCTGTTCTCGGCGACCTCGGGTTCCTCGGTCGCGACAGCGGCGACGGTCTCGACCGTGGCACTGCCGCAGGGCAAGAAGCTCGGCTACGACCCCAAGCTGTTCTGCGGCAGCATCGCCGCGGGCGGCACCCTCGGCATCCTGATCCCACCGTCGATCAACCTGATCGTCTATGGCTTCCTGACTGAGACCTCCATCCCGAAGCTGTTCATGGCCGGTCTGGTACCGGGCCTTGGCCTGGCGGCGCTGTTCATGCTGGCCTCACTGTTGCTGTGCGTCTGGAAGCCGTCACTGGGCGGCCCGCGCAAAAGTGCAAGCTGGAGCACCCGCCTCAAGAGCCTGTCATTCCTGCTGCCCTTGCTGGTGCTGTTCATCGTCATCGTCGGCTCCATCTATCTGGGCTGGGCGACTCCGACCGAAGCCGCAGCCATTGGCGTGCTGGCCTCCCTCGGACTTGCCGCCATCAACCGCTCACTGAACCTGTCGATGATCAGTCGCGCACTGGACGGCACGGTCAAGACCACCTCGATGATCCTCTTCATCATCATGGCGGCTTCCTTCCTCAACTTTGCGCTGGCGTCCTCCGGCATGGTCCAGCAGATCACTGGTCTGCTTGAGACCTATGACCTGGGGCCCTTCGCGCTGCTGATGGCGGTCATCACCCTGTTCATCGTGCTCGGCTTCTTCATCGAGACGCTGTCGCTGATGGTCATCACCATCCCCATCGTCACGCCGCTGATCGCCGCGGCCGGTTACGACAAGGTGTGGTTCGGCATCGTGATGATCCTCTTCGTTGAGCTGGCACTGATCACTCCGCCGGTCGGCCTGAACCTCTATATCGTGCAGGCCTCACGGCGTGGCGAAGCCTTCTCGGACGTCATCATCGGCACCCTGCCGTATCTGGGCGCGATGCTGGTGATGGCAGCCCTTCTGGTGGCCTTCCCGCAGATCGCGCTGTGGCTGCCATCGGCACTGTAA